The Amycolatopsis japonica nucleotide sequence GCGACCTGTCGACGAGGCGGGACAGCAGATCCAGGACGTCCCCGGCGGCGATTTCCCCGCCCGCGCAGACCGACTCGGCGGCATCGAGCCCGCACCCCTCGGCGTGGACGGCGAGCCTGCGCAGCACGATCTGCTCGGGCCCGCTCAGGAGGCTCCAGCTCCAGTCGATCATCGCGCGGAGGGTCTGCTGACGGCGCGGCCCGCCTCGTCTGCCCGAGGACAGCAGGCCGAACCGGTCGTCCAGGCGGGCGAGGAGCTCGTGCACGCCGAGCGTCCGGACCCGGGTGGCGGCGAGTTCGAGCGCCAGCGGGATTCCGTCGAGGGTGCGGCAGATCCGGGCGACCACCGCCGCGTTCTCCGCGTCGAGCGCGAACCCCGGCGCCGCCGCCTCGGCACGGGCCGCGAACAGCCGGACCGCGCTCGATTCCCGCACGGCGGCGAAATCCGGGTGCTCGGGCAGTTCGAGTGGCGGCACCGCCCAGACGTTCTCCCCGGGCAGCCCGAGCGGTTCCTGGCTGGTGGCGAGCACTCGCAGCCGAGGAACCGCCGCGAGCAACCGCTCCACCAGCGCGGCGACCGGCTCGACGACCTGCTCGCAGTTGTCCAGGACGAGCAGGATCTCCTTGTCCCGTAAGGCGGCGGCCATCGACTGGGTCAGGGTTCCGGTGGACGTCGCCTCCTCGCGAAGGTCCAGTACGGCCGCGACGACGACGGCGACGAGATCCTCCGGCGGGCACGTCGGGCACTCGACGACGTCCAGGCCCGCCAGCTCGACGAGCCAGGTGCCGTCGGCCATCGTGAGCCGCGACGCCGCCTCGATGGCGAGCCTGGTCTTGCCCACACCGCCAGGGCCGGTGAGGGTGACCAGCCGCGCGTCGGTGACGAGCGCCCCGACCTCCTTGACCGCCGTCGTGCGGCCGATCAGCTCGGTCAGCGCCTCAGGAAGGTTTCCGCGCACCGGCTCGGCGGCGCGAGCGGTCTCGAGCTCCGGGCTGCGGGTGAGGATCGCCTGGTGCAGCGCCGCAAGGTCCGGGCCCGGTTCGAGGCCGGCCTCGTCACGCAGACGGGCCCGCAGTTCGGCATAGGTTTCGAGCGCCTCGCTGTGCCGCCCCGCCGCGTACAACGCGCGCATCAACAGCCCGCGCAGCCGCTCTCGCAGCGGATTCCGCGAGACCAGACCGGCGAGTTCCCCGGTGAGGACGCCGTGTTCGCCGAGGGCCAGCCGGGCTTCGGCACGGTCTTCCTCGGCGAGCAGCCTTTCCTCCTCCAGCCGCTGAGCGGCGGCGACGGCGAAGGGCTCGTCCTCGAATCCGGCATAGGCAGGCCCTCGCCACAACGCCAGCGCGTCGGCCAGCAGGGCCGCACGAGCGCGCGGGTCGACCGCGTCGCGGCCGCGGGCGGTGAGCGCGCGGAACCGATGGACGTCCAGCTCGCCGGGCTCGACGGCGAGGACGTAGCCGGCCGGTTGGTGGGTCACGAGCTCCCTGGCGCCCGGCTCGGCCCGATCCATGGCGCGACGCAACTGGGAGACCTTGGTCTGCAGGGTGTTGCCGGGATTGCCCGGCGGGTGCTCGCCCCAGAGATCGTCGGTCAACGACGACACCGACGCCGCCCTGCCCTCGCGCGACAGCAGCGCGGCGAGCAGGAGGCGGACCTTCGCCTCGGGCACGACGACGGGCTCGCCCGCGGTCGTCCACGCGGCGAGCGGCCCCAGCACTCCGAATCGCACGAAACCGACGTTAGCGCGGACCACCGACAAGACCGTGCGTGAACCCGCAGCGATCCGTGCGCGGGCCGCGTCACGGTGGTCCCATGAGCGAACACGGAAAGACCCCGGTGACGGTGCTGGGGCTGGGCGCGATGGGAACCGCGCTCGTAGAAGCACTACTGGCGGCGGGCCATCCGGTCACCGCCTGGAACCGGACCGCGAGCTGGGCCGAGGCGGTGGCGGCGCAGGGAGCTTCGGTCGCTTCGACCATCTCGGAGGCTCTCGCGGCCAACACGATCGTGATCGCCTGCCTGCTCGACTACGACTCGGTGCACGAGGTCCTGGACCCGGTGGCGGCGGAGCTCGAGGGACGGCAGCTGATCAACCTGACCAACGGCACCCCCGGCCAGGCCCGCGAAATGAGCGCTTGGGCGGAGGGACTGGGGGCGGCCTACCTGGACGGCGGGATCATGGCCGTCCCGCCGATGATCGGCACGCCGGCGGCGTTCATCTTCTACAGCGGATCGGGCACCGTCTTCGGCCACGCCCGCACCGCGCTCGACACCTTCGGCGGCGTCAACTACCTCGGCGCCGACCCCGGACTGGCGCCACTGCACGACATCGCGCTGCTCAGCGGGATGTACGGGTACTTCGTCGGCGTCATCCAGGCGTACGCGCTGGTCGGCTCGGCCGGAGTCAAGGCGCGGGAATTCGCGCCGCTGCTGCGCGGCTGGCTGGACGCGATGGGCGGCTTCCTGGAGCGCTCGGCCGAACAGATCGACGACGGCGACTACGTGACCGATGTCGTGTCGAACATCGGGATGCAGGCGGCCGCCTACCCGAATCTCGCGCAGGCGGCGGAAGACCAGGGCATCAGCGCCGAGTTGCTCACGCCGCTCCAGTCGCTGATGGACAAGCGGGTCGCCCGCGGACACGGCGCCGAAGACCTGATCGGCGTCATCGAACTCCTCAAGAAGTAAGGAAAAAGCAATGATCACACTGATCGGGCTCGGCCCGATGGGACAGGCCATGGTCCGAGTGCTCCTGGAGAACGGCCACGGAGTGACCGTCTGGAACCGCACCGCCGCCCGCGCGGACGGCGTCGTCGCCGCCGGTGCCGTGCGTGCCGAGACCCCGGCGGACGCGGTGTCGGCGTCGGAGCTGGTGCTCTTGAGCCTCACCGACTACGCCGCGATGTACGACATCCTCGGCAAGGCCGAAGACGCCTTGGCGGGCAAGGTGATCGTCAACCTCAGCTCCGACACCCCGGAGAAGACCCGCGAAGCCGCCGAGTGGGTCGAGGCCCGCGGGGCGCGGTTCGTCGCCGGCGGAGTGATGGTGCCCGCCGAACTGGTGGGCAAGGACGAGGCGTATGTCTTCTACAGCGGCCCCACCGACGTGTTCGACAAGCACCGCGACACCCTGGCGCTGATCGGGCGGCCGGACTACCTCGGCGAGGACGTCCGGCTGGCACAGCTGTTCTACCAGGCGCAGCTGGACGTCTTCCTGACCTCGCTTTCGGTGTTCATGCACGCGAGCGCGCTGGTGCGCTCGGCCGGGGTGCCGGTGGAGAAGTTCGTCCCGTACGCCAAGGACAACTTCAAGATGATGGATTTCTACCTGGACGCCGCGGCCGAGCAGATCGAGAAGGGCGAGCACCCCGGCGACGAAGCCAACGTCACGATGATGGGCGCGACGGCCGACCACATCGTCGAGGCGAGCCGGGACGCGGGGATCGACCTGGTCCTGCCGGAGGCCATCAAGTCGCACTACGACCGGGCGATCGCCGCGGGCCACGGGCGTAGCTCGTGGACCAGCCTGTTCGAGATCATCAAGGCGGACGTCAAGTAGGCGATCGCGCTCGCATCTGTAGTACGTGAAGGCCCCCTTCACTGCGCTAGACGCAATGAAGGGGGCCTTCACGTACTTCAAGCGAGCAAAGGCGGCGGTGACGTGGTAAGCACGCCCAGCACCTCCAGAAAGGCCTTCGCCGCCGGAGTGACGGTGAAGCGGTTCCAGACCAGGTGCTCGATCCGCGCGGGCGCGTCCCGCACCGGCACGGTGACGACGTCGGTCAGGTTCGGCACGTACTTCGAGGGCAGCAGCGCCACCCCCAATCCCTGATGGATGAGCCGCGCCATGAAGTCGGCGGCCGTCACCTCGAACGCGACCTCCCGTGTCACCCCGGCCGCGGCGAACGCCTGATCCGTCTGGGCCCGCCCCGCCGACCCTGACGGGAAGTCCACGAACACTTCGGACGAAAGCCGCTTCAGGTCCACTTCGGACTCGACGGCGAGCGGATGTCCGGGCGCCACCACGGCGATCAGGTCGTCGCGCCCCAGTTCGCAAGTGGCCACGCCGTCCGGCCGATCGGTCACCGGGAGGCCGAGGAACGCCACTTCGATCGCGCCGTCCTTGATCTGTTCGACCAGTTGCCCACTCGCTCCGACCCGCAGCCCGATCCGGACGTGCGGGTACCGGCTGCGGAAGGTCTGCAGGGCGGCCGGGACGTCGACCGCCGCGACGGTCGGGATCACCCCGACGGTGAGCCGCCCGCGGATCTCGCCGACGGCCGCCGCGACCTCCGAACCGGCCCGTTCGGCGGCTTCGAGGCATTGCCGGGCGGCGGGCAGGAACGCCTCGCCCGCGGCGGTGAGCCGCACCCGGCGGCTCGTGCGTTCGAACAGCTTCGCGCCGAGTTCGCGTTCCAGCCGGGCGATCTGGTGACTCAGCGCCGACTGCACGACGAGACACCGTTGCGCGGCCCGCGTGAAGCTGTTCGTCTCCGCCACGGCCACGACGTACCGCATCTGCTGAAGCTCCACGGATCCATCTTGAATCACGATGGATCAAGTGACAAACATGTGTTGGACTCATTGATCCGCACCGTCGAAGCTGAGAAGCGTGAAAACGCTGACGACCACACCGCTCGCTGCCGGTCTCACCGGCACGGCGTTGACCGCCTTCGCCCCCATGGTCTGGGGGTCGACCTACGTGGTCACCACCGAACTCCTCCCGCCGGGGCACCCACTGTTCGCCGGGCTCATGCGCGCCCTGCCCGCCGGACTCATCGCGCTCGCCATCACCCGCACCCTCCCGCGCGGCACCTGGTGGCTGAAGGCCGCCGCGCTCGGTGTCCTCAACATCGGGATGTTCTTCCCCTTGCTGTTCGTCGCCGCCGAACGGCTGCCCGGCGGAGTCGCCGCCACACTCGGCGCCGCCCAGCCGCTGCTCGTCGCGATCCTCGCCGTGGCCGTACTGCGGCAGAGCCCGTCCGCGTGGCGGTTCGCCTGGGGGATCGTCGGGATCGTGGGTGTCGGGCTGGTGGTGCTCGGGCCGGCCGCGGGCTTCGACGTCCTCGGTGTGATCGCCGGACTCGGCGGCGCCGCGACGATGGCACTCGGCGTCACGCTCACCAAACGCTGGGGACGCCCCGCGGACGTCGGGCCGACCGCCTTCGCCTCGTGGCAGCTCACCGCGGGCGGATTGTTCCTGGTGCCGGTGACCTTCCTGTTCGAAGGAGCCCCGCCCGCCATCGACCTGGACGCGGCTCTCGGCTACCTCTGGCTCGGCCTGATCGGCGGATTGCTCGCCTACGTCCTGTGGTTCCGCGGAATCACGTCGCTGCCAGTCACCTCGGTCGCCGTTCTCGGCCTGCTCTCGCCGATGGTCGCCGCGCTGCTCGGCGCCGCGCTCCTCGGTCAGTCGCTCGGCCCGATCCAGCTCGCCGGGTTCGCGCTCGCCCTGGCCTCGATCGTCGCTGGCCAGATCACCCCGAAGGGTGCCGTCCGATGAAGATCGCCGTCGTCGGAGCGTCGGGGATGGCGGGTTCCCGCGTCGTCGCCGAAGCCGCTTCCCGTGGACACCACGTCACCGCCGTTTTCCGCAGTACGCCGCCGAAATCGCCGCATCCGGGTGTCGAGGTCGTGCGCGGGGACGCCACCGACGTCGATCGGATGAGCGCAGTCTTCGCGGGAGTCGACGCCGTCGTGGGCGCGACGAGACCCCGGCCCGGCGCGGAAGACACCGTCGCCGCCACGGTCACGGCGCTGCTCGATGCTGCGGCCGGCACCCGTGTCCTGGTCGTCGGCGGCGCGGGGCCGTTGCGCTCGCCGTTGGGCGGGCTCGTGATTGACGATCCGTTGTTCGTCCCGGCGGCGTGGCGGACCATCGCCTCGGCCAGCACGACGCAGCTCCAAGCCTGCGAAGCGCACACAGGCGACTGGGTCTACCTCAGCCCACCCGCGCTCCTCGAGCCCGGCGTCCGGACCGGGGCCTACCGGCGAGGGACGACGACCATCCTCGCCGCGGCGGACGGGTCGTCCCGGATTTCGGCGGAGGATCTCGCCGTCGCCATCGTCGACGAACTCGAGAATCCGGGACAGGACCGCCATTTCACCGTCGGATACTGAACTCGGGTGGATCACCGGGGGAGGGCGTCTCCGGACTCCGCTCGGCCTCGATCTGGATCTCGATGTTCGTCTTGTGCGCGATCGGATCCCAGATCTCCTCGATCGGCGCGAGCAAGGACTGGCTGACACCGCAACGCCGGGCCCGCGCGGCGTACCACGCGAATCCGGCCAGGAAGAGGGGAAGGCTCAGAAACGCCGCCACCGGTGCCAGGAAGTCCATGCGGACGACGGTACAGTAACGTCGCGTTTCCAGAAACACTCTGTTACTGAATGCGAGACGATGACCAGGCTGACGCGGGCCGAGCAGCAGCGCCGCACCCATGAGAACCTGCTGGCCGCCGGACGCCAGGTCTTCCTTCGGCGCGGTTTCCTCGCGGCGACGGTCGAGGAGATCGCCGCCGACGCCGGGTACACCCGCGGCGCCGTCTACAAGCACTTCGGCGGCAAGGAAGGGCTGTGGCTGGCGATCATCGAGGCCGACGCGGACGGTCATCTGCGGGGACTGCGCGAAGCGCTGGCTCAGGCCACTTCACGCGACGAGGTGATCGCGGCGCTGAATCCCGTCGACGTCGCGGACAAGGACGCGGCGAAGTGGAGCGCGGCGGCCGCGGAGGTGCTCGCCGCGACGGCGCAGCAACCGGAAACCGCCGCGCTGGTAGCGGCGATCCAGCGGCGCCACGACGACGAAGTGGTCGCCCTGCTCGCCGAACACACCCGTCGCCTGCGTCTCGAACCCGCCCTGCCGCTGGATCAGGCCGTCGTCATGCTCGGTGCCCTGGGTATCGGCCTCGCGCTGCGTCAGACGGTCGCGCCCGCCGCGGATCCCGCCGCCATCCTCACCCACGCGCTGGACACGCTCTTCCCGCCCTACACTCGGGAGCCGTGATCGATTCCTTCACCACCGCCGACCTCGTCGACGAACACGGCGACCGGCTGCGCGTCTGCGACACCCAGTTCCGGCAGTTCGGCGGGCACCGGACCTTCTCCGGCCCGATCCGCACCGTCTCCTGTCACGAGGACAACGGCCTGGTCAAGAAACTCCTGGCCACCCCGGGTGACGGCGCCGTCCTGGTGGTCGACGGCGGCGGTTCCCTGCACAGCGCGCTCACCGGCGACATGATCGCGAAGTCCGCCGTCGACAACGGCTGGGCCGGCATCGTCGTCAACGGCGCGGTACGCGACAGCGCCGAGCTCGCCGGGCTCCCGCTCGGGGTGAAGGCGCTCGGCACCAACCCGCGCAAGAGCTCCAAGGCGGGTGTCGGCGCTGTCGACGTCCCGGTCGGCTTCGGGGGAGTGACCTTCACTCCCGGCGACACGCTCTACTCCGACGACGACGGCGTCGTGATCCTTCCCGCCGCCTGACCTCGCTCAGACGACGATGACCCGGCGGCCGCGGGTGTGCCCGGCATGGCTGTCGGCGTGTGCCGCCGCGGCATCGGCGAGCGAATAGGACTTCTCGACGGGGATGTGCAGCTTGCCCCGTGAGATGAGGTCGACGGCCTCGGCCAGCGCGTCCGGCACGCTTCCGGCCACGCCGGAGAAACGGACGCCGAACTCGGGCGCGCCGAGATCGGCGATCGAGAGAACCTTCCCCGGATCCCCGGTCAGCTCGACCAGTTCCGCGATCACGCCTGACCCGGCCAGGTCGAGGGCGGCGTCGACCCGGCCGAGCCGCCGCACACGGTCCACCCAGCCTTCGCCATAGGTCGTGGCGAGCGCGCCCAGATCCCGTAGATAGCCCTGGTTCGCGGCGCCCGCCGTGCCGATCACGGTGATGCCGCGTTCACGCGCGATCTGCAGTACCGCCGAGCCGACCCCGCCGGACGCGCCGCTGACCAGCAGTGTCTCGCCAGGGCGCACATCGGCTTCGCGGATGAGCCGTAGTGCGGTCTCGACGACGGACGGATATCCGGCCGCCTCCTCGAAGGTGAGCCCGTCGGGCATGACCGCCCAGGCCGACAGCACGGCGAACTCGGCATAGGTGCTCGCACCCTCGCCGAACACGGAGTCGCCGACCGCGACACCGGCCACGCCTTCGCCCACCTCGTCCACCACACCGGCTGCGTCGAGGCCTACGCCGGACGGCAGCACGGTCGGATGTGCGCCGAGAACCTGGCCTTCGCGGATTCTCCAGTCGACGGGGTTCACTCCGGCCGCTCGCACAGCGATGCGTACCTGGCCCGGTCCCGCATGCGGCTCTTCGGCGTCGACGAGTTGCAGAACTTCCGGTCCACCGAACTCGGTGAAGATCACTTGCTTCATGCGACCGACCGTAGCACTAACGGTTAGTGTTTTGAAACGGTTGTTGTTTCGTATCTGGTAGCTTCACCGCATGACAGCGCCGACCGGACGTCGCGAGCGGAAGAAGGCCGCGACCCGTCAGAAGATCGCCGAGACCGCCTTGCGGCTTTTCCTGGAGCGCGGATACGACGCGATCGGCATCCGCGAGGTGGCCGCGGAGGCCGACGTCGCCGTCACGACCCTCTTTTCCCATTTCGCCTCGAAAGAGGCTTTGGTGTTCGAGCAGGACGCGAACTTCGAGCAAGGCCTTACGCGGGCGGTCACCGAACGGCAGGCTGGAGACCCGCTCATTCCCGCACTGTGCCGTGAGGTGCACGCGATGGTGCGGCATTGCACCGCGGAGGGCGCCGCCCCGATCTGGCGGATGATCGACGGATCGCCCGCTCTGCGGGAGTACGAGGACGCGATGAGGCTGCGCCACGCGGAGTCGCTGGCGGCGGCGATCGCGGCCGATCCGGAATCGGCGCGGTCCGCGACCACCTGCCGGACCATCGCGAGGTTCGTGCTCGACGCCTACTCGATCGGCAGGGAGGCGGCCGATCCCGAGGCCGCGGTGGACGAGATCTTCCGGATGATCGAAGCGGCCTGGGAGGTCACCGCGGCATGTTGACCCAGATCGCGAACGGTGTGCTGGTCCACCAGAGCGCGCTGCTCCGCAACAACACGGTCATCGTCGATGGCGAGGAAGGCGTGCTGCTCGTCGATCCCGGGATCACCGAAGACGAGATGGCCTGCCTCGCGAACGACCTGGCCCAGTCCGGCCGGAGCGTGGTGGCGGGTTTCGCGACCCACCCCGATTGGGATCACGCGCTCTGGCACGCCGCGTTCGGCGACGTACCCCGCTACGGCACGGACCGCTGCGCCGCCTACCTGCGCGATCTTCGGTCGAAAGAGGACTGGAAGGCCGACTTCGCCGAAGGGCTGCCGCCGGAGATCGCCGGTGAGGTGCCGTTCGAGCTGTTCGGCCTCATCACCGCTCTGCCCGCCGGAAGCACGCGGATTCCGTGGGACGGCCCGGAACTGCGGATCGTCGAGCATCCGGCTCACGCTCCCGGCCATGCCGCGCTGGTGATCGAGAAGCACGGTGTTCTCGTCGCCGGCGACATGCTTTCCGACGTCCTGGTGCCGATGTTCGACGACACCGCCGATCCGCTCGGCGACTACCTGACCGGGCTCCGGCTGCTCGAAGAGGTGGCCGACGACGTCGAGGTCGTCGTACCCGGCCACGGGGCCGTCGGCGGCCCCGGTCAGACGCGCGTCCGGATCGACCTGGACCGGGCGTATGTCCACGCGGTGCGCGACGGCCGTACTCCCGACGACCCGCGGATCGGCTCGTCGGCCGAACCCGGATGGGAGTGGGTGAGCGATCTGCACGCCGGGCAGGTACAGCGCCTCTCTCAGCCCTTGGGCATGACGCAGAGTTCGCGCGACTGCCCCGAAGTGAAGTCGTAGACGACGGGGTTGCCGTACTCGTAGCCGGGCACGGCGTTGCAGTCCGAGCCGGAACTGCTCGAAAGCTGTGCGATCACCGTGTAG carries:
- a CDS encoding NADP-dependent oxidoreductase — translated: MKQVIFTEFGGPEVLQLVDAEEPHAGPGQVRIAVRAAGVNPVDWRIREGQVLGAHPTVLPSGVGLDAAGVVDEVGEGVAGVAVGDSVFGEGASTYAEFAVLSAWAVMPDGLTFEEAAGYPSVVETALRLIREADVRPGETLLVSGASGGVGSAVLQIARERGITVIGTAGAANQGYLRDLGALATTYGEGWVDRVRRLGRVDAALDLAGSGVIAELVELTGDPGKVLSIADLGAPEFGVRFSGVAGSVPDALAEAVDLISRGKLHIPVEKSYSLADAAAAHADSHAGHTRGRRVIVV
- a CDS encoding LysR family transcriptional regulator, which codes for MELQQMRYVVAVAETNSFTRAAQRCLVVQSALSHQIARLERELGAKLFERTSRRVRLTAAGEAFLPAARQCLEAAERAGSEVAAAVGEIRGRLTVGVIPTVAAVDVPAALQTFRSRYPHVRIGLRVGASGQLVEQIKDGAIEVAFLGLPVTDRPDGVATCELGRDDLIAVVAPGHPLAVESEVDLKRLSSEVFVDFPSGSAGRAQTDQAFAAAGVTREVAFEVTAADFMARLIHQGLGVALLPSKYVPNLTDVVTVPVRDAPARIEHLVWNRFTVTPAAKAFLEVLGVLTTSPPPLLA
- a CDS encoding BTAD domain-containing putative transcriptional regulator, whose amino-acid sequence is MRFGVLGPLAAWTTAGEPVVVPEAKVRLLLAALLSREGRAASVSSLTDDLWGEHPPGNPGNTLQTKVSQLRRAMDRAEPGARELVTHQPAGYVLAVEPGELDVHRFRALTARGRDAVDPRARAALLADALALWRGPAYAGFEDEPFAVAAAQRLEEERLLAEEDRAEARLALGEHGVLTGELAGLVSRNPLRERLRGLLMRALYAAGRHSEALETYAELRARLRDEAGLEPGPDLAALHQAILTRSPELETARAAEPVRGNLPEALTELIGRTTAVKEVGALVTDARLVTLTGPGGVGKTRLAIEAASRLTMADGTWLVELAGLDVVECPTCPPEDLVAVVVAAVLDLREEATSTGTLTQSMAAALRDKEILLVLDNCEQVVEPVAALVERLLAAVPRLRVLATSQEPLGLPGENVWAVPPLELPEHPDFAAVRESSAVRLFAARAEAAAPGFALDAENAAVVARICRTLDGIPLALELAATRVRTLGVHELLARLDDRFGLLSSGRRGGPRRQQTLRAMIDWSWSLLSGPEQIVLRRLAVHAEGCGLDAAESVCAGGEIAAGDVLDLLSRLVDRSLVVSRPGKSGEPRFRLLESVSAYALEHAERAGELDDLYLRHARFHVELAERGDAGLRGREQRRWLDRLDAEGANTRRALETLLRQGEHRLAARLVNATTWFWFLRGRLTEARRSLDLVLGMEIDAGDEYAQALGWRTGIAVLDGTGTDAAVDETVRGIADPGARARMSWFLGYAWSTVGDLCRAEKLTLDALETARDIGDDWSAAAALSDRASHLISGGDLTGGGRVAAQSAAIFDGLGERWGWLQASFVLGMLASIAGDYEHALRVHRESLRRAEELGLWPEVAYKLSWLGRTALLMGDFDEAREYHERARTLAVEHGFKPAEVYAETGLALGARRQGLFDEAERRLLSILDWHRRVESEAGSTLVLAELGFIAEQRGDAVTAKRLHLDGLAIARHSEDPRAIALGLEGLAGAEAAAGAYRLAARLLGAAAASRRSVGAPLPKAERGDVDRITGVVVAALGETAFSAECEAGEALPIDQLVTDSQ
- the rraA gene encoding ribonuclease E activity regulator RraA; protein product: MIDSFTTADLVDEHGDRLRVCDTQFRQFGGHRTFSGPIRTVSCHEDNGLVKKLLATPGDGAVLVVDGGGSLHSALTGDMIAKSAVDNGWAGIVVNGAVRDSAELAGLPLGVKALGTNPRKSSKAGVGAVDVPVGFGGVTFTPGDTLYSDDDGVVILPAA
- a CDS encoding NAD(P)-dependent oxidoreductase, yielding MKIAVVGASGMAGSRVVAEAASRGHHVTAVFRSTPPKSPHPGVEVVRGDATDVDRMSAVFAGVDAVVGATRPRPGAEDTVAATVTALLDAAAGTRVLVVGGAGPLRSPLGGLVIDDPLFVPAAWRTIASASTTQLQACEAHTGDWVYLSPPALLEPGVRTGAYRRGTTTILAAADGSSRISAEDLAVAIVDELENPGQDRHFTVGY
- a CDS encoding EamA family transporter — protein: MKTLTTTPLAAGLTGTALTAFAPMVWGSTYVVTTELLPPGHPLFAGLMRALPAGLIALAITRTLPRGTWWLKAAALGVLNIGMFFPLLFVAAERLPGGVAATLGAAQPLLVAILAVAVLRQSPSAWRFAWGIVGIVGVGLVVLGPAAGFDVLGVIAGLGGAATMALGVTLTKRWGRPADVGPTAFASWQLTAGGLFLVPVTFLFEGAPPAIDLDAALGYLWLGLIGGLLAYVLWFRGITSLPVTSVAVLGLLSPMVAALLGAALLGQSLGPIQLAGFALALASIVAGQITPKGAVR
- a CDS encoding MBL fold metallo-hydrolase — translated: MLTQIANGVLVHQSALLRNNTVIVDGEEGVLLVDPGITEDEMACLANDLAQSGRSVVAGFATHPDWDHALWHAAFGDVPRYGTDRCAAYLRDLRSKEDWKADFAEGLPPEIAGEVPFELFGLITALPAGSTRIPWDGPELRIVEHPAHAPGHAALVIEKHGVLVAGDMLSDVLVPMFDDTADPLGDYLTGLRLLEEVADDVEVVVPGHGAVGGPGQTRVRIDLDRAYVHAVRDGRTPDDPRIGSSAEPGWEWVSDLHAGQVQRLSQPLGMTQSSRDCPEVKS
- a CDS encoding NAD(P)-dependent oxidoreductase, which codes for MSEHGKTPVTVLGLGAMGTALVEALLAAGHPVTAWNRTASWAEAVAAQGASVASTISEALAANTIVIACLLDYDSVHEVLDPVAAELEGRQLINLTNGTPGQAREMSAWAEGLGAAYLDGGIMAVPPMIGTPAAFIFYSGSGTVFGHARTALDTFGGVNYLGADPGLAPLHDIALLSGMYGYFVGVIQAYALVGSAGVKAREFAPLLRGWLDAMGGFLERSAEQIDDGDYVTDVVSNIGMQAAAYPNLAQAAEDQGISAELLTPLQSLMDKRVARGHGAEDLIGVIELLKK
- a CDS encoding TetR/AcrR family transcriptional regulator — encoded protein: MTAPTGRRERKKAATRQKIAETALRLFLERGYDAIGIREVAAEADVAVTTLFSHFASKEALVFEQDANFEQGLTRAVTERQAGDPLIPALCREVHAMVRHCTAEGAAPIWRMIDGSPALREYEDAMRLRHAESLAAAIAADPESARSATTCRTIARFVLDAYSIGREAADPEAAVDEIFRMIEAAWEVTAAC
- a CDS encoding TetR/AcrR family transcriptional regulator, translating into MTRLTRAEQQRRTHENLLAAGRQVFLRRGFLAATVEEIAADAGYTRGAVYKHFGGKEGLWLAIIEADADGHLRGLREALAQATSRDEVIAALNPVDVADKDAAKWSAAAAEVLAATAQQPETAALVAAIQRRHDDEVVALLAEHTRRLRLEPALPLDQAVVMLGALGIGLALRQTVAPAADPAAILTHALDTLFPPYTREP
- a CDS encoding NAD(P)-dependent oxidoreductase — encoded protein: MITLIGLGPMGQAMVRVLLENGHGVTVWNRTAARADGVVAAGAVRAETPADAVSASELVLLSLTDYAAMYDILGKAEDALAGKVIVNLSSDTPEKTREAAEWVEARGARFVAGGVMVPAELVGKDEAYVFYSGPTDVFDKHRDTLALIGRPDYLGEDVRLAQLFYQAQLDVFLTSLSVFMHASALVRSAGVPVEKFVPYAKDNFKMMDFYLDAAAEQIEKGEHPGDEANVTMMGATADHIVEASRDAGIDLVLPEAIKSHYDRAIAAGHGRSSWTSLFEIIKADVK